The Acidobacteriota bacterium genome window below encodes:
- a CDS encoding Gfo/Idh/MocA family oxidoreductase, with the protein MQRGHGCSYRQRALSNRMSLNLTMALKAGIIGTGTIALDHAVTCVRHPMVELAAACDLSPEALNVFGDRFQVPNRYTDLDRMLSEERLDIAIVATWGPAHAPVSIAAANSGNVRAILCEKPIAGDAAECEAMVDAARGNGVMLVEAFKWRHDPQHVRIKEIIDSGRIGRVVSVQATFSSPLVRFSEPDNWRYDRRRGGGSVYDTACYLIHFSRFVIGEEPHRAYAVGRFIESADADMTAVIQLEFPGGATAQLTTSYQYGYCQATEVLGLTGWIRADLPFDQRSVREQEFVEKEDLPATIEVFHDNFDHEVHRFDPVDQFALQLDHLVECLETNTPHRVTPEFSLGNMKVIDAVCESMKTRKPVDLKSN; encoded by the coding sequence ATGCAGCGAGGGCACGGGTGCAGCTATCGGCAACGGGCGCTTTCCAATAGAATGAGCCTGAACCTGACCATGGCATTGAAAGCAGGAATCATCGGTACCGGGACCATCGCACTGGACCATGCCGTCACCTGCGTGCGTCACCCCATGGTCGAGTTGGCAGCGGCCTGCGACCTTTCCCCAGAGGCCTTGAACGTCTTCGGCGACCGATTCCAGGTCCCCAACCGCTACACCGACCTGGACCGGATGCTGTCGGAAGAACGGCTCGATATCGCCATCGTCGCCACCTGGGGCCCCGCCCATGCCCCGGTCAGCATCGCCGCGGCGAACTCGGGAAACGTCCGCGCCATCCTGTGCGAGAAGCCCATTGCCGGGGACGCCGCCGAATGCGAAGCCATGGTCGACGCCGCGCGCGGGAACGGCGTCATGCTGGTGGAAGCATTCAAGTGGCGGCACGATCCCCAACATGTCCGGATCAAGGAGATCATCGACTCGGGCCGGATCGGGCGGGTCGTCTCCGTCCAGGCCACATTCTCCTCTCCGTTGGTTCGATTCTCCGAGCCGGACAACTGGCGCTACGACCGGCGGCGGGGCGGTGGATCCGTCTACGACACGGCGTGCTACCTGATTCATTTCTCGCGGTTCGTCATCGGCGAGGAGCCCCACCGGGCCTATGCGGTGGGCCGGTTCATCGAGTCGGCCGATGCGGACATGACTGCCGTCATTCAGCTCGAGTTTCCGGGAGGCGCAACCGCCCAACTGACCACCAGCTATCAGTACGGCTACTGCCAGGCGACGGAGGTGCTGGGCCTGACCGGGTGGATCCGCGCCGACCTGCCGTTCGACCAGCGCAGCGTGAGGGAACAGGAGTTCGTCGAGAAGGAAGACCTGCCCGCCACCATCGAAGTCTTCCATGACAACTTCGACCACGAAGTCCACCGCTTCGACCCCGTGGACCAGTTTGCCCTGCAGCTCGACCATCTGGTGGAATGCCTGGAGACGAACACACCGCACCGGGTTACCCCGGAGTTCAGCCTCGGCAACATGAAGGTCATCGACGCCGTCTGTGAGTCCATGAAGACAAGGAAACCCGTGGACTTGAAATCCAACTAA
- a CDS encoding sugar phosphate isomerase/epimerase, with the protein MAFQYSVISETIGRIGHYILETPQPILEAIKRAGFDAVDLPGNPPKLDVDKFRRLLDSTGLEVNEILGAWAYHHAGESRDLAGDDVQARQRGIDYGKACVDLASALGAKYYQICASQTPVPQIPFPKLPMHVLRSNFLEGAREICEYAGERDITVLFEPLNRYEAYSGILTSVFDAISLIDDLGLPNIGVQPDIYHMNISEASTTSALLAAGDRIKVMHVNETNHCFLGEGHADYPAILSTLKEIGFDGYLSIYMGLVPPEISYRAGVSEEAARPGLQESLERQINFLKAVETSVDYQRRLYGSGAGYVTREGSAEAGKSGTEY; encoded by the coding sequence ATGGCGTTCCAATACTCCGTCATCTCCGAGACCATCGGGAGAATCGGACACTACATCCTCGAGACACCGCAGCCGATCCTGGAAGCCATCAAGCGGGCCGGGTTCGACGCCGTCGACCTGCCGGGCAATCCGCCGAAGCTCGATGTCGACAAGTTCCGGAGGTTGCTGGATTCCACGGGGCTGGAAGTCAACGAAATACTGGGCGCCTGGGCGTATCATCACGCCGGAGAAAGCAGGGACTTGGCCGGCGACGACGTACAAGCCCGGCAGAGAGGCATCGACTACGGCAAGGCCTGCGTCGACCTGGCGTCCGCCTTGGGGGCAAAGTACTACCAGATCTGCGCTTCCCAGACTCCCGTCCCCCAGATCCCCTTCCCCAAGCTGCCCATGCACGTTCTGAGAAGCAATTTTCTCGAAGGGGCCAGAGAAATCTGCGAATACGCGGGAGAGCGGGACATCACGGTTCTGTTCGAGCCGCTGAACCGCTATGAAGCCTATTCCGGCATCTTGACCTCCGTCTTCGACGCCATCAGCCTGATCGACGACCTGGGCCTGCCCAATATCGGCGTCCAGCCGGACATCTACCACATGAACATCTCCGAGGCCTCGACCACCAGCGCCCTCCTGGCGGCGGGCGACCGGATCAAGGTCATGCACGTGAACGAGACCAATCACTGCTTCCTGGGCGAGGGCCACGCCGACTATCCGGCCATCTTGAGCACCCTGAAGGAGATCGGTTTCGACGGATACCTTTCCATTTACATGGGCCTGGTTCCCCCGGAAATCTCCTATCGGGCCGGCGTCAGCGAAGAGGCGGCGAGACCCGGCCTCCAGGAGTCTCTGGAGAGGCAGATCAATTTTCTGAAGGCGGTTGAAACTTCCGTCGACTACCAGCGGCGGCTCTACGGTTCGGGCGCCGGTTACGTCACCCGGGAGGGATCGGCGGAGGCGGGCAAGAGCGGGACGGAATATTGA
- a CDS encoding aldolase/citrate lyase family protein produces MQTNRAKEKLNSGEAALGTFMGLGSPSVAELLSQVGLDFLVIETEHNGLDSAEIEHMLMAIKGTGTVPIVRVPSHEQVFIQRALDMGAMGVIAPMLRTAAEAEALVAATRYPPHGIRGWGPMRASQYTIDNDDYIKRANDNIIVAALLETTEAVENLEEITSVPGFDALYLGMWDLCFNMGFNPMEMPFPETDAVIEYAAEIGKKNGVAIGIGSTTPEELKQRMDQGLTFLGFGPDYSLVLNAVRAGVDVFHGSEQGS; encoded by the coding sequence ATGCAAACGAACCGCGCAAAGGAAAAACTGAATTCCGGGGAAGCCGCTCTCGGCACCTTCATGGGGCTGGGCAGTCCCAGCGTCGCCGAGCTGTTGTCGCAGGTCGGCCTCGACTTCCTGGTCATCGAAACCGAGCACAACGGCCTGGACTCGGCCGAGATCGAGCACATGCTCATGGCCATCAAGGGGACCGGAACCGTACCCATCGTCCGCGTCCCCTCCCATGAGCAGGTCTTCATTCAGCGGGCCTTGGACATGGGCGCCATGGGCGTCATCGCCCCCATGTTGAGGACCGCGGCCGAGGCCGAGGCCCTGGTGGCTGCGACCCGTTACCCGCCGCACGGGATCCGCGGTTGGGGCCCCATGCGCGCCAGCCAGTACACCATCGACAACGACGACTACATCAAGCGGGCCAATGACAACATCATTGTCGCCGCGCTGCTGGAGACCACGGAAGCGGTTGAGAACCTGGAAGAGATCACGTCGGTTCCGGGCTTCGACGCCCTCTATCTGGGGATGTGGGATCTCTGTTTCAACATGGGCTTCAATCCCATGGAGATGCCCTTCCCGGAGACGGACGCCGTGATCGAATACGCAGCGGAGATCGGGAAGAAGAACGGAGTCGCCATCGGGATCGGTTCCACGACGCCTGAGGAATTGAAACAGCGCATGGACCAGGGGCTGACCTTCCTGGGCTTCGGTCCCGACTACAGCCTGGTCCTGAATGCGGTCCGGGCCGGGGTCGACGTCTTTCACGGATCAGAGCAAGGGAGTTGA
- a CDS encoding phytanoyl-CoA dioxygenase family protein gives MMEYRPLTDSTGHLGDAERLSENLAQDGYLLLRGLVDPQRVSQVKKDVMGVLHETHIIEETDTEDPMWSGGPHPSEAEHMRYYDKIVRLDSFNRLAESPEIVAVMESVVGEAVTVWKQRLIRIMFPDPDAPDDAGVGTHQDGASNLGYQADRFYTCWLPLMEIDPNIGGLAIAVGSHKMGFLEHAGSSPSDAKKARSKGFGLDSSDFTWGTTDYHPGDAIIFGHVTAHRGLVNRSDRIRLSCDFRYQSVNDTVSWIAHTPGPDCRRVAQQIDAVVTSRALYVTTHANKDTLQEVRRLMLVEKATTLERAQELVAEVGQRN, from the coding sequence ATGATGGAATATCGACCGCTGACGGATTCCACCGGGCATCTGGGCGACGCCGAGCGTCTTTCGGAAAACCTCGCCCAAGACGGCTACCTCCTGCTGCGGGGCCTGGTCGATCCGCAACGAGTGTCGCAGGTCAAGAAGGACGTCATGGGGGTCCTGCACGAGACTCACATCATTGAAGAAACTGACACGGAAGATCCCATGTGGAGCGGGGGGCCCCACCCTTCCGAAGCGGAACACATGAGGTACTACGACAAGATCGTGCGGCTCGACTCCTTCAACCGCCTGGCGGAGTCGCCGGAGATCGTCGCGGTCATGGAGAGCGTGGTGGGCGAAGCCGTCACGGTCTGGAAACAGCGGCTCATCCGGATCATGTTTCCGGATCCCGATGCGCCGGACGACGCCGGCGTGGGCACCCACCAGGACGGAGCCAGTAACCTCGGGTACCAGGCCGACCGGTTCTACACCTGCTGGTTGCCACTCATGGAAATCGACCCCAACATCGGGGGGCTGGCCATCGCTGTCGGTTCCCACAAGATGGGATTCCTGGAACACGCGGGCTCCAGTCCCAGCGATGCCAAGAAAGCGAGGTCCAAGGGATTCGGACTGGATTCGTCGGACTTCACCTGGGGCACCACCGACTACCATCCCGGAGACGCCATCATCTTCGGCCATGTCACGGCCCATCGCGGACTGGTGAACCGGTCCGACCGGATTCGCCTCTCCTGCGACTTCCGCTACCAGTCCGTCAACGACACGGTCAGTTGGATCGCTCATACGCCGGGTCCCGACTGCCGGCGAGTCGCGCAGCAGATCGATGCCGTCGTCACCAGCCGGGCGCTTTACGTGACCACCCACGCGAACAAGGACACCCTGCAGGAAGTCCGCCGGCTTATGCTGGTGGAGAAGGCGACGACCCTGGAACGCGCCCAGGAACTCGTCGCCGAGGTTGGACAACGGAACTAG